The Bombus fervidus isolate BK054 chromosome 3, iyBomFerv1, whole genome shotgun sequence genome includes a window with the following:
- the E(bx) gene encoding nucleosome-remodeling factor subunit NURF301 E(bx) isoform X4 codes for MTGRGSKRRGRPPKSVVMERPKKFQYHLMKKPKYLQNKGSETPNSQPSTPTPSRPSSPVESEESRRSTRTRKSRGARDRHSRKGGHSSSGAYQRRGYNPNVDYHDSEYHYGSDFGDESSEKSEVEEDLLQSDADSSESIEEPDPSSDSDFSLSSYSTTSGTPRKTLLSQQRPPSPEPLWLQNRELPPLNLPKSSDDLLVPRELVMPCLSIYEVLRHFRTLVRLSAFRFEDFCAALMCEDQTNLLAEIHIMLIKALLREEDSQQTHFGPLDQKDSVNVSLYFVDSMTWSEVLRSYVESDKSFDQNILHILSTCEYPFTSVEDRIKVLQFLTDQFLITNPVREDLLHEGTLNGNMHYDDHCRVCHRLGDLLCCETCPAVFHLECVEPPLVDVPTEDWQCSTCKAHKVTGVADCIPDVEKNGSLCRQEHLGFDRHGRKYWFLARRIFVESEDAEVWYYSAPLQLEELMLCLDRNEMEVALYRELSDYKDEIVRQMELTEQITNQYKGNKKSYLEVENSLIQKLQKERQEKQEKEEEEKKEKQRQEAEEMVRRIHEGTDSLEEQLAAVTEQQETKSSEESNAKENTQKLGTENVETDGVDTNLTDGVNKDVKASISSSSSEEIDEEVLEGEESISKIGKDGKKHTIVTRSKTGSLQPRTFNMDDLKKRSSGQLSKEELEKLDKSLKEEGDGTRLTRQKAHQIASGTHLFKLGMDNNFKSYVNQYSTNPISLNKAQRNEERDKKRHLSHKFSLTQASEFKWVGSLTGTRALLVSTLRQTILQLESSIQSSFMHTNWPLLRKPWTTAVGACVNPRDFARALIVLQACIKSVVFASVWHDQLGHVKLQRVTALEREEKKRQDKKDKKEREDEEERNRLFNFVKYTLGLKHQVWKQKGEEYRVHGQGGWLWVSTSRRYRCCDISKLGLRIGPQKIMVQIKDQEGLKILALDPPTYDFLIKEYCSSKKEENDMNIKIKEEIKEEESSKDTAIDTSIKQECKEDNIKKEPIEDKQNKTETDTKTEEKTVAKTEPQQIKQETKMNLSFLVGMKIEKVYTPIKEFEEIDIIKALTTNGRLHYPKIAKKTRVDDFLARRTHLKLLEERRLIQTEKSKELLNQSTNHKADGDSEIDIENNEESDTDGADNSLQNILTGKQPKTMPTSTREMLTVIGKRIQHVKAQYANIMRFSKNASCYSRYCNMTAPPGKITTTTQSLTSTCYSPTCLQKARLKLDLIALLRKANALSNNQSTSNLSIGATVAQQQTISKTDGNDEARDAIRKDLESAVASATHCTEETPATNVVKDVASPPIKKIKVESNGKDVSSEHVVTTTTNNIVTTTTVTTTQQTIKSVDGVIQSMQESTSSQNSVTFSSEVKTSAGQKTMIVNRRGRTVQRSTMAKELNADGTERVYSTTSTEGKVYLKKVAISLADRKKKRTPVKYPLCSTFCTKNKHRSILLLPQHELRKLARVGGRIQVQGFHHMAKANMSVWPYPCPRPLFKTCWLYRTVGIKSLAAAALQLRILWACLRWDDMAAKPLSTDGKHQITTDTEIMSLEILKHRHVGQFLDKTQYLRRKVVIPLELPKQVREVTSIRSGLRKRKRPESPQSTEPQVTEEWVDEDKLELWEIKQYGDRLEKANAQIITRSRSGQPQSAVGSNRNAGANSGMNDQLVSGKATPEEIKEKMEQQLRMQRAAHQQKRALETLKSPANSGSPTQVVKVTANSTHDGTVKLVSKVAIPANPNSGTKSQLTSLLTTPAQNKPFISTKRIYMAKSSLGTTKVVSGPTSILPKTQQAGNQQSLIKVSGQAGSIQQIQQRVQIIRGPDGKLQVRGLMPGQQLVQMPDGKLHVLNNSQAITTLAQTGGTTIQTKTATTTTAKVATTANCTTKTSPSKTTTNTTSQVQGVQQSQAQSQQGIQRSSATTVTIATTPTQPTKNAIVVANTGQIVQSAQVISSGGQVISGNQIVVTNANLAQQLATGKAQLTTIGGHQVVIRSTPTGNQIVHLNSTNSGIIVKNTVTPTKQVPVLQSTQSTTTAATGAQSTDATNNSTGSTTSTNETSTTTTTTTNQTSNAPAPGSVEASLLAGQPPGTVIKCVTAQVIQTTQGPRIVLQGLQGADFTPQQLVMVQQQVKQQLLKAQAATGKQGVLGPTKIYLAVQPAPSSQQSIQSSTTANTPATPATKPQTAQQPVVSPPAATEPQTGTESIPELPSTAISSSPEKPKVVVQQVAQPSVTTEEESQKTNVANAIKNALKQENLNPEIEEKLLQLQRYQEKQMKGGVENSASNNQTHTTPTITTPRVPSRKRPAPSNIPTTTSSTNVQSITNDKDTDWAETPRKKPALKQENREIPKVQKIEPIENESTPQKRAAKLKDSQEQRRKQQVHSRMQVLLFRHKELLKKDILKKRALLEKELQIDIQKDLSAELASRTKAERHKQDEVKVGSAKRKANAQMSQQVSPPNRGGRPRKYKAQGSNTTPPGASTAAATNRIKKEKLYCLCRTPYDETKFYVGCDLCNNWFHGDCVGITEEMCKTLSEFVCTECRHARDTQELYCLCKQPYDESQFYICCDKCQDWFHGRCVGILQSEADNIDEYVCPNCQRNSSVNFANMKNLNAKDLDLLKKLIKQIQAHKSAWPFMEPVDPNEAPDYYKVIKEPMDLQTIELRINDRSYKKLSEFIGDMTKIFDNCRYYNPKESPFFKCAESLETYFVHKIKSLREKFSEGK; via the exons ATGACGGGGAGAGGGTCGAAAAGACGGGGCCGACCTCCGAAATCGGTGGTCATGGAAAGGcccaaaaaatttcaataccATCTTATGAAGAAGCCGAAATACTTGCAAAACAAGGGTTCGGAAACACCAAACTCACAACCAAGTACACCGACACCTTCAAGACCATCATCGCCAGTTGAAAGCGAGGAAAGTAGACGAAGTACGCGAACTCGAAAATCTCGAGGAGCCAGAGACAGACATTCACGAAAAGGTGGTCACTCAAGTTCTGGTGCATATCAACGCCGAGGTTACAACCCAAACGTTGATTATCACGATTCTGAATATCATTATGGATCAGACTTTGGAGATGAGTCCAGTGAAAAAAGTGAAGTTGAAGAGGATCTTTTGCAAAGCGATGCAGACTCATCTGAAAGTATAGAAGAACCTGATCCCTCCAGTGACAGTGACTTTTCCCTCTCCAGTTATAGTACTACTAGTGGCACACCCCGTAAAACACTGCTTAGTCAGCAAAGACCACCAAGTCCAGAACCATTATGGCTCCAAAATAGGGAACTGCCGCCATTAAATTTACCTAAATCATCTGATGATCTATTAGTCCCTAGAGAACTTGTTATGCCATGTTTATCTATTTATGAAGTATTGAGACACTTTCGTACTTTGGTACGTCTTTCAGCCTTTAGGTTTGAAGATTTCTGTGCTGCACTTATGTGCGAAGATCAAACTAATTTATTGGCTGAGATACATATTATGCTCATCAAAGCGCTTCTTAGAGAAGAAGATTCTCAGCAAACACATTTTGGTCCTCTAGATCAAAAAGACTCTGTGAATGTTAGCTTATACTTTGTGGATTCTATGACTTGGTCAgaagtattacgttcttacgtagaaAGTGATAAGTCTTttgatcaaaatattttacatattttatcaaCGTGTGAATATCCTTTTACTTCTGTTGAAGATAGAATCAAGGTGCTACAATTTTTGAcagatcaatttttaattacaaatccAGTAAGAGAAGACCTGCTGCACGAAGGTACACTAAATG GAAATATGCACTATGATGATCACTGTAGAGTATGTCATCGTTTGGGAGATTTATTATGTTGTGAAACTTGCCCAGCAGTGTTTCACTTAGAATGTGTTGAACCTCCATTGGTTGATGTTCCTACTGAAGATTGGCAATGTAGTACATGCAAAGCTCACAAAGTTACAGGAGTTGCTGATTGTATACCTGATGTTGAGAAAAATGGTTCACTATGTCGTCAAGAACACCTAGGATTTGATAGACATGGCAGAAAATATTGGTTTCTTGCAAGAAGAATTTTTGT TGAAAGTGAAGATGCAGAAGTTTGGTATTATAGCGCACCTTTACAGCTAGAAGAATTAATGCTTTGTTTAGACCGTAATGAAATGGAAGTTGCACTTTATAGAGAATTGTCAGATTACAAAGATGAAATCGTAAGACAAATGGAACTTACAGAACAGATCACTAATCAGTACAAGGGTAACAAAAAATCATACCTAGAAGTAGAAAACA GtcttatacaaaaattacaaaaagaacGCCaagagaaacaagaaaaagaagaagaggagaaaaaagaaaaacaaaggcAAGAAGCTGAAGAAATGGTACGCAGAATTCATGAAGGTACAGATTCTCTAGAAGAACAATTGGCAGCTGTCACTGAACAGCAGGAAACAAAATCGTCCGAAGAATCAAATGCAAAAGAAAATACTCAAAAACTAGGTACAGAAAATGTAGAAACAGATGGTGTAGATACCAATTTAACAGATGGAGTAAATAAAGATGTTAAAGCCAGTATATCATCGTCATCTTCTGAAGAAATTGATGAAGAAGTAttagaaggagaagaaagtatttcaaaaatTGGTAAAGATG GAAAAAAACATACTATTGTAACAAGGTCAAAAACAGGATCTTTACAACCTAGGACATTTAATATGGATGATTTAAAGAAACGTAGTAGTGGACAGTTGTCAAAGGAAGAGTTAGAAAAACTAGataaaagtttgaaagagGAGGGAGATGGTACTAGATTAACAAGACAGAAAGCTCATCAAATAGCTTCTGGTACACATCTCTTTAAATTAGGGATGGATAACAACTTCAAATCATATGTGAATCAATACAGTACCAATCCTATTTCTCTGAATAAGGCCCAACGTAACGAAGAACGCGATAAAAAAAGGCATTTGTCACACAAATTTTCGCTTACACAGGCCTCAGAATTCAAATGGGTTGGGAGTTTGACAGGAACGCGAGCTCTCTTAGTAAGCACACTTCGTCAGACAATTCTTCAACTCGAAAGTAGCATTCAATCATCATTTATGCATACTAATTGGCCTCTTTTGCGTAAACCTTGGACTACGGCGGTGGGTGCTTGTGTTAATCCCAGAGATTTTGCTCGTGCTCTTATTGTTTTACAAGCATGTATTAAATCAGTAGTGTTTGCTAGTGTATGGCATGATCAACTTGGACACGTGAAATTACAAAGAGTAACAGCCCTTGaacgagaagagaagaagcgCCAGGATAAGAaagataagaaagaaagagaagatgaagaagaacgTAATCGTCTGtttaattttgtcaaatataCTTTGGGTTTGAAACATCAAGTATGGAaacaaaaaggagaagaataTCGAGTACACGGACAAGGCGGATGGCTATGGGTATCTACTAGTCGCCGTTACAGATGTTGTGATATCTCAAAATTGGGTCTTCGAATAGGCCCACAGAAAATTATGGTACAAATTAAAGATCAAGaaggattaaaaatattagctTTAGATCCTCCTACATATGattttttgataaaagaatattgctcttctaaaaaagaagaaaatgatatgaatattaaaataaaagaagagatTAAAGAGGAAGAATCATCAAAGGATACAGCAATTGACACATCTATAAAACAAGAGTGCAAAGAAGACAACATAAAAAAAGAACCAATTGaagataaacaaaataaaacggAAACAGATACAAAAACCGAAGAAAAAACAGTGGCAAAAACAGAACCGCAAcagattaaacaggaaacaaaaatgaatttatcat TTTTAGTTGGTATGAAAATCGAGAAAGTTTATACACCTATaaaagaatttgaagaaattgatattattaagGCACTAACGACTAACGGGAGGCTCCATTACCCAAAAATTGCTAAAAAGACTAGGGTCGACGATTTCTTGGCACGTAGAACACATTTGAAACTTttagaagaaagaagattaaTACAGACT GAGAAATCAAAGGAGTTGTTAAATCAATCGACAAATCATAAAGCAGATGGAGATTCCGAAAttgatatagaaaataatgaagAAAGTGATACAGATGGAGCTGATAATTCTTTACAGAATATTCTTACTGGAAAACAGCCTAAAACTATGCCTACATCAACCAGAGAAATGCTGACTGTAATAGGAAAGCGTATTCAACATGTTAAAGCCCAATATGCCAATATAATGAGATTTAGTAAAAATGCTAGTTGTTATTCACGATATTGTAATATGACTGCACCGCCAGGAAAGATTACAACTACAACACAAAGTTTAACATCTACCTGTTATTCTCCTACATGTCTTCAAAAAGCAAGACTAAAACTCGACCTGATAGCATTGTTAAGGAAAGCTAATGCTTTAAGCAATAATCAATCGAcatcaaatttatcaattgGAGCAACTGTAGCACAACAACAAACAATTTCAAAGACAGACGGAAATGATGAAGCTAGAGATGCAATCAGGAAAGATTTAGAATCCGCGGTAGCATCTGCAACTCATTGTACGGAAGAAACGCCAGCTACGAATGTAGTAAAAGATGTTGCTTCGCCTCCtatcaaaaaaataaaagttgaatCTAATGGTAAAGATGTCAGTTCAGAACATGTAGTGACCACTACAACTAATAATATAGTTACTACTACGACAGTAACTACAACACAACAGACTATAAAGTCAGTTGATGGCGTTATACAGAGTATGCAGGAAAGTACAAGTTCTCAAAATTCAGTTACATTTTCATCCGAAGTTAAAACAAGTGCAGGACAAAAGACAATGATTGTTAATCGAAGGGGAAGAACAGTGCAAAGAAGTACAATGGCTAAGGAATTAAATGCTGATGGTACAGAAAGAGTGTACTCTACTACATCAACCGAAGGAAAAGTTTATCTGAAGAAAGTTGCAATCTCTTTGGCTGATAGGAAAAAGAAGCGCACTCCTGTTAAATACCCTTTATGTTCCacattttgtacaaaaaataaacatcGTAGTATATTGCTACTTCCACAACATGAATTGCGTAAATTGGCTAGAGTTGGTGGACGAATACAAGTTCAAGGTTTTCATCATATGGCCAAg gcAAATATGTCAGTATGGCCATATCCCTGCCCTAGGCCATTATTTAAGACTTGTTGGTTATATAGAACCGTTGGCATAAAATCACTGGCTGCTGCAGCTCTTCAATTAAGAATATTATGGGCATGTCTTCGTTGGGACGATATGGCTGCAAAACCATTATCTACAGATGGCAAACATCAAATTACAACTGATACAGAAATTATGTCATTAGAAATTCTTAAACACCGTCATGTTGGCcaatttttagataaaacACAGTACTTACGTAGGAAAGTTGTTATACCTTTGGAACTTCCAAAACAAGTCAGAG AAGTTACATCTATAAGAAGTGGTCTGCGAAAAAGGAAACGACCAGAATCACCACAAAGCACCGAACCACAAGTTACAGAAGAATGGGTTGATGAGGACAAATTGGAGCTATGGGAAATTAAACAATATGGTGATAG GTTAGAGAAGGCTAATGCCCAGATTATTACTAGGAGTCGATCGGGACAACCACAATCCGCGGTTGGTTCTAACCGAAATGCAGGCGCAAATTCTGGTATGAACGATCAACTTGTTAGTGGTAAAGCAACACCTGAAGAGATTAAAGAAAAGATGGAACAGCAATTGCGCATGCAAAGAGCTGCTCATCAACAAAAGAGAGCATTAGAAACTCTAAAAAGCCCAGCCAATTCTGGTTCACCTACACAAGTTGTAAAAGTTACAGCTAACTCCACTCATG ATGGCACAGTTAAATTGGTTTCCAAAGTTGCAATACCAGCAAATCCAAACAGTGGGACAAAATCACAACTAACTTCGCTTTTGACAACACCTGCACAGAATAAGCCTTTTATTAGTACAAAGCGTATTTATATGGCGAAAT cATCTCTTGGAACAACAAAAGTTGTTTCTGGACCTACAAGCATTTTACCGAAAACACAGCAAGCTGGAAATCAACAGTCCCTAATTAAAGTTTCTGGTCAAGCAG gTTCTATACAACAAATTCAGCAAAGAGTACAGATTATAAGAGGCCCAGATGGAAAGCTTCAAGTTCGAGGTTTGATGCCTGGCCAACAATTAGTTCAAATGCCGGATGGAAAACTTCATGTGTTAAACAATAGTCAAGCAATTACTACTCTTGCACAAACTGGTGGAACAACCATACAG ACAAAAACAGCTACAACAACTACAGCTAAAGTGGCTACGACAGCTAATTGTACAACTAAGACTAGTCCATCcaaaacaacaacaaataCAACGTCGCAAGTACAAGGTGTTCAGCAATCGCAAGCTCAATCTCAGCAAGGAATTCAACGTTCATCAGCAACCACTGTAACTATTGCCACTACACCTACACAACCAACCAAAAATGCTATTGTAGTGGCCAATACAGGACAAATTGTACAAAGTGCACAA GTTATATCTTCTGGTGGACAAGTCATTAGTGGAAATCAAATAGTGGTTACTAATGCCAATTTAGCTCAACAACTTGCAACGGGTAAAGCTCAATTAACGACAATCGGTGGTCATCAAGTGGTTATTCGTAGCACTCCGACAGGCAATCAAATTGTACATTTAAATTCGACAAACAGTggtattattgtaaaaaatactGTAACACCAACTAAACAAg TTCCTGTACTACAATCTACTCAATCAACAACTACAGCAGCAACAGGAGCACAGTCAACTGATGCAACAAATAATAGCACTGGTAGTACTACATCGACGAATGAGACATCAACTACTACTACAACTACAACAAATCAAACTTCCAATGCTCCAGCACCTGGAAGTGTAGAAGCATCTTTATTAGCGGGTCAACCACCTGGAACTGTCATTAAATGCGTTACTGCTCAAGTTATACAAACTACTCAAGGTCCTCGTATAGTTTTACAAGGTTTGCAAGGCGCAGATTTTACTCCGCAACAACTTGTAATGGTGCAGCAACAGGTCAAACAGCAACTACTTAAAG ccCAAGCTGCAACAGGAAAACAAGGAGTTTTGGGACctactaaaatttatttagctGTTCAACCTGCACCTAGTAGTCAACAATCGATTCAAAGTTCTACAACAGCAAATACACCTGCTACACCAGCAACAAAACCACAAACTGCACAACAACCAGTTGTTTCGCCACCAGCAGCAACTG AACCTCAAACGGGAACTGAAAGCATTCCAGAGCTTCCATCGACAGCAATTTCAAGTTCTCCCGAGAAACCGAAAGTAGTTGTTCAACAAGTTGCACAACCTAGTGTGACTACAGAAGAGGAATCGCAAAAAACAAATGTAGCTAATG CCATCAAGAATGCATTGAAACAAGAAAACCTTAATCctgaaatagaagaaaagctGCTACAACTACAACGATACCAAGAGAAGCAGATGAAAGGGGGTGTTGAAAATTCAGCAAGCAATAATCAAACTCATACTACGCCTACAATTACGACTCCACGTGTCCCATCTCGTAAAAGACCAGCACCTTCTAACATTCCAACAACGACCTCATCTACGAATGTACAATCAATAACAAATGATAAAGATACAGATTGGGCAGAAACACCTAGAAAGAAGCCCGCATTAAAACAAGAAAATCGTGAAATCCCAaa AGTACAAAAGATTGAACCAATAGAGAATGAGTCTACCCCACAAAAAAGAGCAGCAAAGCTAAAAGACAGTCAAGAGCAACGAAGAAAGCAACAGGTTCACTCACGAATGCAAGTTTTGTTATTTAgacataaagaattacttaaaAAGGATATTCTAAAGAAGAGAGCACTGCTTGAAAAAGAATTACAGATAGATATTCAg AAAGATTTATCAGCGGAATTAGCTTCGAGAACCAAGGCAGAAAGACACAAACAAGATGAGGTAAAAGTAGGAAGTGCGAAGCGTAAAGCAAATGCTCAAATGTCTCAACAAGTTAGTCCGCCTAATAGAGGTGGAAGGCCAAGAAAGTATAAAGCCCAAGGAAGCAATACTACACCACCGGGTGCTTCAACCGCTGCCGCTACGAATAGAATCAAAAAAGAGAAGTTATATTGTTTATGTAGAACGCCATACGATGAAACGAA GTTTTATGTTGGATGTGATCTTTGTAACAATTGGTTCCACGGAGATTGCGTTGGAATTACAGAAGAAATGTGTAAGACACTTTCTGAGTTTGTTTGTACAGAATGTAGACATGCAAGAGATACACAGGAGTTATATTGTTTATGTAAACAGCCTTATGACGAATCTCA ATTTTATATTTGCTGCGATAAGTGTCAAGATTGGTTCCATGGTCGATGTGTCGGTATTCTACAATCAGAAGCAGACAATATCGATGAATACGTTTGTCCAAATTGTCAACGAAATTCTTCCGTTAACTTTGCTAACATGAAAAATCTTAATGCAAAAGACCTTGATCTcctgaaaaaattaattaagcaAATACAG gCACATAAAAGTGCTTGGCCATTTATGGAACCAGTAGATCCAAATGAAGCACCAGActattataaagttataaaggAGCCGATGG ATCTGCAAACGATAGAATTGAGGATAAATGACAGATCTTACAAGAAATTAAGTGAATTTATCGGAGATATgacgaaaatatttgacaattGTCGTTATTATAATCCGAAAGAATCACCTTTCTTTAAGTGTGCAGAATCCTTAGAAACTTATTTTGTTCATAAGATCAAAAGTTTAAGAGAGAAGTTCTCTGAAGGAAAGTAA